The following coding sequences lie in one Hippopotamus amphibius kiboko isolate mHipAmp2 chromosome 17, mHipAmp2.hap2, whole genome shotgun sequence genomic window:
- the LOC130839587 gene encoding calmodulin-4-like: MDGVKALTGGEINVSDVEYVLENMGTELTEKEWLKLLKNLPIDADGKIVLNKLMDGVKAIIGEDIDICDTEDILENMGIEFTDEELLELLKKLPVDGGEIDVSKLDTVLGSMGMNLTEKELEDLTQSLPVDVDGKVDRKNVMDDVKAFTG, translated from the exons ATGGATGGAGTGAAAGCTCTTACAG gAGGGGAGATTAATGTCAGTGATGTGGAATATGTTCTGGAAAACATGGGGACAGAGCTCACAGAAAAGGAATGGTTAAAGctgctgaaaaatctgccaaTAGATG ctgatggaaagattgTTCTCAATAAGCTAATGGATGGAGTAAAAGCTATTATAG GGGAGGACATTGATATCTGTGACACAGAAGATATTCTGGAAAACATGGGGAtagaatttacagatgaggaactctTGGAGCTGTTAAAAAAGTTACCGGTTGATG GAGGGGAAATTGATGTCAGTAAACTGGACACAGTTCTGGGAAGCATGGGGATGAACCTCACCGAAAAGGAACTTGAAGATCTGACACAGAGCCTGCCAGTTGATG TTGATGGGAAAGTTGATAGGAAAAATGTAATGGATGATGTGAAAGCTTTCACAGGTTAG